In one Echinicola marina genomic region, the following are encoded:
- a CDS encoding glycine-rich domain-containing protein, with amino-acid sequence MLFLLVPAINVAARCNTYVIAGDAYTVNVDLEMVEVVINDDKCFTEGGYNYDIIIDYNVTFTGGSPVLYTLQGYAGCNDLYFNLPNEGGSGRLVSSGNAWANCAVAPSLANVGCSSIDLVIEGPGISSRSVTLDCDAPLDAEECFETFYAPDGTGILYVYYCDGVFTMPQDYDDVEVLIVAGGGGGGLGESAGGGGGGEVHYQASMMLNPGSSYQVAVGNGGKGALLSSEAGHNGGNSSFNNWVAKGGGGGGTSSSNSDIAKGKVGGNGGGGAADSGLSFDGGSGNGNAPSHSHAGGNGHQSGSSNNRAGGGGGGAGGMGNSGGNGHNPGDGGPGRQIDMFSGFPEVTIGNLFAAGGGATGRQNNGDKRYSVGGSGIGGDGNSNGEGGSGKENTGSGGGAGLTKGGKGADGVVVVKLGAKILPVVWGEINAELLTDQSGIQLNWTLLEELAVDHYVIERSIDGVQDFSEIGKVSVQDGARLSYQFKDIELPHLGERVYYRLRQVDVSGKHSYSKTVSVLLPSVKRTEGFWKVFPNPANGQEVSLVCKRKIDEVQAFKLIVYHSFHQSEEIVADSIDQLNSQLRYVLGSMASGIVVLEIRWENRKEYIKLML; translated from the coding sequence ATGCTCTTTCTTCTGGTACCAGCCATAAATGTCGCTGCCCGTTGTAATACTTACGTGATAGCAGGTGATGCTTATACCGTGAATGTGGACTTAGAGATGGTAGAGGTGGTTATCAATGATGATAAATGTTTTACAGAAGGAGGGTATAATTATGACATTATAATAGACTATAATGTCACTTTTACCGGTGGTAGTCCAGTTTTGTATACCTTACAGGGCTATGCAGGATGTAATGATCTTTATTTCAATTTGCCAAATGAAGGTGGCAGTGGAAGGCTGGTTTCAAGTGGGAATGCTTGGGCCAATTGTGCCGTGGCGCCTTCCCTTGCAAATGTGGGCTGCAGTAGTATAGATTTGGTCATAGAGGGGCCTGGGATATCTTCCCGGTCAGTTACTTTAGATTGTGATGCCCCGTTGGATGCCGAGGAATGTTTCGAAACATTTTATGCTCCAGATGGTACGGGGATTTTATATGTTTATTACTGCGATGGTGTGTTTACGATGCCACAGGATTATGATGATGTGGAGGTTTTGATCGTGGCCGGTGGCGGTGGCGGTGGGCTTGGGGAAAGCGCTGGCGGCGGTGGCGGTGGGGAGGTGCACTATCAGGCTTCCATGATGCTTAATCCTGGTTCGAGCTATCAAGTGGCTGTAGGGAATGGGGGCAAAGGAGCGCTTTTGTCATCGGAGGCAGGCCATAATGGTGGAAATTCAAGTTTTAATAATTGGGTGGCCAAGGGTGGCGGCGGTGGCGGCACTTCTTCCAGCAATTCCGATATTGCTAAAGGAAAAGTCGGCGGGAATGGTGGTGGCGGTGCTGCAGATTCAGGATTGAGTTTTGATGGAGGAAGTGGAAATGGCAATGCTCCCAGTCATAGCCATGCAGGCGGAAATGGACATCAAAGTGGTTCAAGTAATAACCGTGCAGGCGGTGGTGGCGGCGGAGCAGGTGGCATGGGGAACAGTGGGGGAAATGGCCATAACCCCGGTGATGGTGGGCCTGGCAGGCAAATTGATATGTTTTCTGGCTTTCCAGAAGTAACGATTGGAAACCTGTTTGCCGCTGGTGGTGGTGCTACAGGAAGGCAGAATAATGGGGATAAGCGGTATTCTGTAGGAGGTTCTGGCATTGGTGGTGATGGCAATTCCAATGGGGAAGGCGGTTCAGGAAAGGAAAATACTGGTTCAGGTGGAGGTGCTGGATTGACCAAAGGAGGGAAAGGGGCCGATGGTGTTGTAGTGGTCAAACTTGGAGCAAAGATTTTACCGGTAGTTTGGGGAGAGATAAATGCGGAATTATTGACTGATCAAAGTGGGATACAGCTTAATTGGACCCTGTTGGAGGAGCTGGCTGTGGATCACTATGTAATAGAACGTTCGATCGATGGTGTTCAGGATTTTAGCGAAATAGGGAAAGTAAGTGTTCAAGATGGAGCGCGTTTATCGTACCAGTTTAAAGATATTGAATTGCCTCATCTAGGGGAAAGAGTATATTATAGGTTAAGACAGGTGGATGTTTCTGGCAAACATTCCTACAGCAAAACGGTATCTGTATTATTGCCTTCAGTGAAGAGGACCGAGGGTTTTTGGAAGGTCTTTCCCAATCCTGCAAATGGTCAGGAGGTTAGCTTGGTGTGTAAAAGGAAAATTGATGAGGTACAAGCATTTAAGCTCATTGTTTATCATTCTTTTCATCAATCTGAAGAAATAGTTGCAGACTCTATTGATCAATTAAATAGCCAATTAAGATATGTATTGGGAAGCATGGCATCTGGAATTGTGGTCTTGGAAATTCGTTGGGAAAATAGAAAGGAATATATAAAGCTGATGCTTTGA
- the der gene encoding ribosome biogenesis GTPase Der produces MSNIVAIVGRPNVGKSTFFNRLIEERKAIEDNVSGVTRDRHYGHAQWGGKFFSVIDTGGYVTGSDDVYEAEIRKQVNLALDEASVILFVVDCIDGLTDLDKEFANELRSAKKPIYLVANKADTQERMFMANEFYELGIGNEKIFPIAAVSGSGTGDLLDELITHFEDNGEENPDLGIPKIAILGRPNVGKSSFLNALLGSERSIVTNEAGTTRDAIHTHYTLYGKNFIITDTAGIRKKSRVKEDIEFYSVMRSLRTLEDSDVIIVMVDATRGLEAQDVNLISLGIKNNKGIMIMVNKWDLIEKDHKTMDKFKENMMEKLGENKWIPIIFTSMITKQRIFQAIELAVEVYDNKTRKISTSKLNDKILPEIERYPPPAYKGKYIKIKYITQLPTKNPVFAFFCNLPQYLKAPYTRYLENRLREHFDFQGVPIKITYKKK; encoded by the coding sequence ATGTCTAATATCGTAGCAATAGTAGGAAGGCCAAATGTAGGGAAATCTACTTTTTTCAATCGACTGATAGAAGAACGGAAAGCCATTGAAGATAATGTGAGCGGAGTCACCCGCGATCGACATTATGGTCATGCACAGTGGGGAGGTAAGTTTTTCTCTGTAATTGATACAGGAGGATATGTTACCGGATCGGACGATGTCTATGAAGCCGAGATCCGAAAGCAGGTAAATCTTGCTTTGGATGAAGCCAGTGTCATCTTGTTCGTGGTGGACTGTATTGATGGCCTAACAGATCTGGACAAGGAATTTGCCAATGAACTGAGATCAGCCAAAAAGCCTATTTATTTAGTGGCCAACAAAGCAGACACGCAAGAAAGGATGTTCATGGCCAATGAGTTTTATGAACTGGGTATTGGCAATGAAAAAATATTCCCTATTGCAGCCGTAAGTGGTAGTGGAACTGGTGATTTATTGGATGAACTGATTACTCATTTCGAAGATAATGGCGAAGAAAACCCTGACCTTGGCATTCCCAAAATAGCCATTCTTGGCAGGCCAAACGTTGGCAAATCCTCATTCCTCAATGCACTATTGGGATCTGAAAGATCTATCGTCACCAATGAAGCGGGGACTACCAGAGACGCGATCCACACGCATTACACACTATATGGTAAAAACTTTATCATCACAGATACTGCTGGGATCAGAAAAAAATCCCGAGTAAAAGAAGATATCGAATTCTATTCGGTAATGCGCTCCCTGCGTACCTTGGAAGACTCTGATGTCATCATCGTGATGGTGGATGCTACCAGAGGCCTGGAAGCACAGGATGTCAATTTGATTTCCCTAGGTATCAAAAACAATAAAGGCATCATGATCATGGTCAATAAATGGGACTTAATTGAAAAAGACCACAAGACTATGGACAAGTTCAAGGAAAACATGATGGAGAAATTGGGAGAAAACAAGTGGATTCCCATCATCTTTACCTCCATGATCACCAAGCAAAGAATTTTCCAAGCTATCGAACTGGCCGTGGAAGTTTATGACAATAAAACCAGGAAAATATCCACCTCTAAACTGAATGATAAGATCCTTCCTGAAATCGAGCGTTATCCACCGCCAGCCTACAAAGGAAAGTATATAAAAATCAAATATATCACTCAGCTGCCGACCAAAAATCCGGTATTTGCTTTCTTCTGTAATCTTCCTCAATACCTGAAGGCCCCTTACACCAGGTACCTAGAAAACAGACTGAGAGAACATTTTGATTTCCAGGGAGTTCCAATAAAAATTACGTATAAGAAAAAGTAA
- a CDS encoding SprT-like domain-containing protein has protein sequence MENNTKLEILSIFKKKVPENAVQYCWDLWAEDPFHFYISRSRQTKLGDFRYRTDQKIQKITINHDLNPYQFLITYIHEVAHYRTFKLFGIKIKPHGVEWKRQFQLLLDPLLSDLIFPKDILLPLKRHMLNPKASTGADFWLSKELRKYDQKNTDFNPTYLNEVSIGTIFEIKGRQFKKVQPRRTRILCEEITSGRQFLISGNAEIKIEQNNA, from the coding sequence ATGGAAAACAATACAAAACTGGAAATCTTAAGCATATTCAAAAAAAAAGTACCAGAAAATGCTGTGCAGTACTGCTGGGACCTTTGGGCAGAAGACCCCTTCCACTTTTATATCAGCAGGTCCAGACAAACCAAACTTGGTGACTTCAGGTACAGGACAGACCAGAAAATCCAAAAAATAACCATCAACCACGACCTTAATCCCTATCAATTCCTCATCACCTATATCCACGAAGTGGCCCATTACCGAACTTTTAAACTTTTTGGCATCAAAATCAAACCACATGGGGTAGAATGGAAGCGACAATTTCAACTACTCTTGGACCCTTTATTATCTGACTTGATTTTCCCCAAGGATATTCTACTCCCACTAAAAAGGCATATGCTCAACCCCAAAGCTAGCACTGGAGCTGATTTCTGGCTGAGCAAGGAATTAAGAAAATATGACCAAAAAAATACAGATTTTAACCCTACCTACCTGAATGAAGTAAGCATAGGAACCATATTTGAGATCAAAGGCCGCCAATTTAAAAAAGTCCAACCTAGACGCACAAGAATCTTATGTGAAGAAATTACCTCTGGAAGACAATTTCTTATCTCTGGAAATGCGGAAATTAAAATAGAACAGAATAATGCTTAA